A single genomic interval of Cyanobacteriota bacterium harbors:
- the hemF gene encoding oxygen-dependent coproporphyrinogen oxidase: MTTASPTATITVNPLPPTDSRQRTSEFLKTLQDTICQGLEQLDGVGTFQEDSWTREEGGGGRSRVIKQGGIFEQGGVNFSEVWGTHLPPSILMQRPEAAGHQFYATGTSMVLHPRNPHIPTVHLNYRYFEAGPVWWFGGGLDMTPYYPVVEDVVHLHQTLKAVCDRHHPHYYSVFKPWCDEYFYLKHRQEARGVGGIFFDYQDGQGELYRGPDPEGIAATVSRELGAQPRSWDEVFAFVQDCGNAFLAAYAPIVERRRHMDYGERERQFQLYRRGRYVEFNLIYDRGTIFGLQTNGRTESILMSLPPLVRWEYNYQPEPGSPEAELYTKFLKPQDWVNWQIL, translated from the coding sequence ATGACAACTGCTTCACCGACAGCTACGATCACCGTCAATCCCCTTCCTCCTACTGACTCTCGTCAACGTACCAGTGAATTTCTCAAAACGCTGCAAGATACCATTTGTCAGGGGTTAGAGCAACTAGATGGTGTAGGAACTTTTCAGGAAGATAGCTGGACAAGAGAAGAAGGTGGTGGTGGTCGCTCCAGGGTCATCAAACAGGGAGGCATCTTTGAGCAAGGTGGGGTGAACTTTTCCGAAGTGTGGGGTACTCACCTCCCTCCGTCAATTCTAATGCAGCGACCTGAGGCCGCAGGTCATCAATTTTATGCCACAGGCACTTCCATGGTGTTGCACCCTCGTAATCCTCACATCCCTACGGTTCATCTCAACTATCGCTACTTTGAAGCAGGCCCTGTGTGGTGGTTTGGGGGTGGGCTGGATATGACCCCCTACTACCCGGTAGTCGAAGACGTTGTGCACTTACATCAAACGTTGAAGGCAGTGTGCGATCGCCATCATCCTCACTATTACTCTGTATTTAAGCCTTGGTGTGATGAGTATTTTTACCTCAAGCATCGCCAAGAAGCTCGTGGTGTCGGTGGTATCTTCTTTGACTATCAAGATGGCCAGGGTGAGCTGTATCGAGGCCCTGACCCAGAGGGTATTGCCGCTACGGTTAGCCGTGAATTGGGTGCTCAGCCTCGGTCATGGGATGAGGTATTTGCCTTTGTCCAAGACTGTGGTAACGCATTTTTAGCTGCTTATGCGCCGATCGTAGAGCGTCGTCGCCACATGGACTACGGTGAGCGAGAACGGCAGTTTCAACTGTATCGTCGGGGACGCTATGTCGAGTTCAATCTTATCTACGATCGAGGAACTATCTTTGGGTTACAGACTAATGGACGTACCGAGTCTATTCTCATGTCGCTGCCACCCTTAGTGCGCTGGGAATATAACTATCAGCCTGAACCCGGCAGCCCAGAAGCCGAGCTATATACCAAGTTTTTAAAGCCTCAGGATTGGGTAAATTGGCAGATTCTGTGA